CAGGTGGCCACCGCCGAGCTGCGGGAGGCCCAGAGCGCCCTCCGGACCGCCCAGGACCGCTACGAGCGCGATCGCGAACTGCTCGACAGCGGCGCGATCGCCCGGCGTCAGTATCTCGAGTCCGAGTCCGCCTACACCCAAGCCCAGGCCGCCCTTACCAAAGCCAGCAGCCGCCTGGAAGTCCTCGAAGCCGAGACCCAAGTGCAGCGGGCCCGCTCAGATATGCAGGTGGCGCGCGATCGCAGGGTGCTCAGCGACGCCGCCTATCAGCTGCGCCTCGAGCAGCTCGGGGCCAGCGCCAACGCCGACGGCACCCTCACCCTCACTGCCCCGATCAGCGGCACCGTTGCCGACCAGGCGGTGTCCCTGGGCTCCTCCGTCGAGGATGCGGGGACCGTCCTATTGACCCTGGTCAACGGCAGCGCCGTCAGCGTCACCGCCAACGTCTACGAGCAAGATCTCGCTCAGCTCTCGGTGGGTCAGGCCGTGCGGGTCCGCCCTGCCAGCGGCAGCAGCCAGGTTCTGAACGGGCGCATTGACCTGATCGGCGCCGTTGTGGCCGACACGCGCACGGTGCCAGTGCGGGTCGCCCTGAGCGATGACGCGGGCCTGCTCAAGCCAGGCCAGTTTGTGACGCTGGAAATCCTCACGGACCCAACGCCTCGGGCCGTGATCGCCCTGCCGAGAGCGGCGATCGTGGACGCCAATGGCCAGCCGACGGTGTATGTCCAGAATGGCCAGAGCTTCGAGCCGGTGAGCGTCACCCTGGGGCGCGAATCGGGAGAGCAAGTGGAGATTACGGAGGGCCTGTTCGAGGGCGATCGCGTGGTGACCCAAGGCGCACCGCTGCTCTATGCCCAGTCTTTGCGGGGCGGCACCGCCCTCGAGGAAGCCCACGATCACCCGCCAGAAACCCCAGCCCCTCGCTGGATCGCGCGATCGCAGCCCTTTGGGCTGGGGGCGATCGCCCTCGGCGGCCTTGCCCTGGCCTTCTGGGTGGGTCGGCGCAGCGCCATTCAGCGGGCGATCGCCGTTCAGCACGCCCTCGACGCCGCCGAGCCCCGCCCCCAAGACCTGTCCTCCCGCATTCCCTAAGGCCACCGCCCAACAACCGCAATGCTCAACACCCTTCTGAAGTGGTCCATCCTTCAGCGCTGGCTGGTGGTCATCGGGGCGATCGTCGTCACGCTGCTGGGCTTTTATTCCCTACAGCGCATGCCCCTGGACGTTTTCCCCGACTTTGCGCCGCCCCAAGTGGAGATCCAGACCGAAGCGCCGGGCTTTGCCCCGGAGGAGGTGGAGTCTCTGGTCACCTTGCCCATCGAGAGCGCTGTCAATGGCACTCCCGGCGTCGAAACCGTGCGCTCGAGCTCGGCGGTCGGCCTGTCTGTCGTCAAGGTGATTTTTCGGTGGGGCACCGACGTCTATCAGGCCCGCCAGCTGGTCACCGAGCGCTTGCAGGAGGCCCGCGAAAAGCTGCCTGAGGGCGTCGCGCCGCCCCTCTTGTCACCCGTCTCCTCCCCCATCGGCACTATTTTGCAGTACGCCTTCACCGCCGAGGAGACCTCGCTGATGACGGTGCGACGGATCGTGGACCGCGACATCACCAATCGCCTGCTGGCGGTGCCGGGGGTTTCCCAGGTGATCGCCTACGGCGGCGATGTGCAGCAGTATCAGGTCTTGGTCGATCCGGCGAAGCTCGTGGCCTTCGATGTGTCCTTGCAAGAGGTCACGGAGGCCGCCGCCGGCGCAAACGTGAACGCGGCTGGCGGCTTTTTGACCGGGCCGGACCAGGAGCTGATTATTCGCGGCATTGGGCGGCTGGAGTCCCTCGACGATCTGGCCCAGTCGGCGGTGACGGCTCGCAATGGCGTGCCGGTACGCCTAGCCGATGTGGCCACGGTCACCCAGGGCGCTGCTTTGCCCCGGGGAGACGCGAGCTGGAATGGTCAGCGGGCGATCGCCGTCATGGTCAACAAGCAGCCCGACGCCGATACGCCCACCGTGACTCGGGCGGTCGAGGCGGCCATGGAAGCGCTAACGGCGAGTCTGCCTGAGGACGTCCAGGTCGCGGTCACCTTTCGCCAGAGCGACTTCATCGATGCGGCGATCGCCAATGTCCGCGACTCCCTGCGCGACGGCATCGTGATCGTGTCAGTGGTTTTGCTGCTGTTTCTGATGAATTGGCGCACCGCTTTGATCAGCCTGTGCGCGATCCCCTTATCGCTGCTGATCGGCCTGATGATTCTCAAGGCCTTTGGGCTGGGCATCAACACCATGACCCTGGGCGGTCTGGCGGTGGCGATCGGCTCGGTGGTGGACGACTCGATCGTGGACGTGGAGAACGCCTACCGGGGCCTGCGGCGCAACCAGCTTGCGGACAATCCCCTGCCGCCGGACCAGGTGGTCTACGACACCTCGGTGGAGGTGCGGGTCAGCGTCCTGTTTTCCACGGTGATTATTGGGGTGGTGTTTGCGCCGATCTTCACGCTGACGGGGATCGAGGGCCGGATTTTCGCCCCCATGGGTGTGGCCTACCTGGTGTCGATTTTCGCTTCGACCCTGGTGGCCCTCACCCTGTCTCCGGCCCTGTGCTCGATTTTGCTGACGCGGCGATCGCTGCCCACCGATGAAACCTGGGTCACCGCCCTGGCCCAGCGCCTCTACCGGCCCGCGCTGGGCTTAGCGGTGGGGCGGCCTTCCCTGATTCTGGCGATCGCCGGGGGCGCTCTGGTGGCGTCCCTGGTCCTGCTGCCCTCCCTGGGCCGCGTCTTTCTGCCCGAGTTCCAGGAGCGATCGCTGGTCAACGCCATGCTGCTGTATCCGGGCGTGTCTCTGGAGACCACCAACCGGGCGGGCCTAGCACTGCAAGCCGCCCTGAAAGACGATCCGCGCTTTAGCTCGGTCCAGCTCCGATCCGGGCGGGCACCGGGGGACGCGGACGCGGGCGGTGTGAACCTCGGGCACCTGGATGTGGAGCTGAGCGACGTCGGCATCGCCGACCGCGAAGGCAGCATTGCCAAGCTGCGGGCGGAGTTCGCCAAGCTGCCAGGGGTCGCTCCCAGCATCGGCGGCTTCATCAGCCACCGTATGGACGAAGTGCTCTCGGGGGTGCGCAGCGCGATCGCCGTCAAGATCTTCGGGCCGGAGCTGCCGGAGCTACGCCGCCTGGGCCAGAGCGTCCAGGCCGCCATGGCAGATCTCGAGGGCATCGTCGACCTTCAGCTCGAGCCCCAGGTACCCATCCGGCAGGTGCAAATCCAGTTCGAGCGAGACGCCGCCGCCCGCTACGGCCTCAGTGTCGGAGAGCTAGCGGAGGTGGTCGAGACCGCCCTCAATGGCCGCGTCGTCTCCCAGGTGCTCGAGGAGCAGCAGCTTTTTGACCTGGTCGTGTGGCTGGAGCCCGAGGCCCGCCGCGACCTGGACACCATCCGCAACCTGCTGGTGGACACGCCCGCCGGTCCCAAAATCCCCCTCGGCCAGCTCGCCCAGATCCGCTACGGCACCGGCCCCAACACGATCAACCGGGAAA
This genomic stretch from Geitlerinema sp. PCC 7407 harbors:
- a CDS encoding CusA/CzcA family heavy metal efflux RND transporter; protein product: MLNTLLKWSILQRWLVVIGAIVVTLLGFYSLQRMPLDVFPDFAPPQVEIQTEAPGFAPEEVESLVTLPIESAVNGTPGVETVRSSSAVGLSVVKVIFRWGTDVYQARQLVTERLQEAREKLPEGVAPPLLSPVSSPIGTILQYAFTAEETSLMTVRRIVDRDITNRLLAVPGVSQVIAYGGDVQQYQVLVDPAKLVAFDVSLQEVTEAAAGANVNAAGGFLTGPDQELIIRGIGRLESLDDLAQSAVTARNGVPVRLADVATVTQGAALPRGDASWNGQRAIAVMVNKQPDADTPTVTRAVEAAMEALTASLPEDVQVAVTFRQSDFIDAAIANVRDSLRDGIVIVSVVLLLFLMNWRTALISLCAIPLSLLIGLMILKAFGLGINTMTLGGLAVAIGSVVDDSIVDVENAYRGLRRNQLADNPLPPDQVVYDTSVEVRVSVLFSTVIIGVVFAPIFTLTGIEGRIFAPMGVAYLVSIFASTLVALTLSPALCSILLTRRSLPTDETWVTALAQRLYRPALGLAVGRPSLILAIAGGALVASLVLLPSLGRVFLPEFQERSLVNAMLLYPGVSLETTNRAGLALQAALKDDPRFSSVQLRSGRAPGDADAGGVNLGHLDVELSDVGIADREGSIAKLRAEFAKLPGVAPSIGGFISHRMDEVLSGVRSAIAVKIFGPELPELRRLGQSVQAAMADLEGIVDLQLEPQVPIRQVQIQFERDAAARYGLSVGELAEVVETALNGRVVSQVLEEQQLFDLVVWLEPEARRDLDTIRNLLVDTPAGPKIPLGQLAQIRYGTGPNTINRENVSRLIVVSANVAGRDLGSVVDALRDRLQSSISLPPGYFIQYGGQFESEQRATQNLLLFGGMAIAVIGVMMYFAVKSVPATIMILLNLPLAIVGGIVSVAVGGGILSVASLVGFITLFGVAVRNGLLLVDNYNSKIAQGLSLHEVITEGSMERLAAILMTALTSALGMAPLVLGTGAGKEILQPLAVVVLGGLFTSTALTLLVLPALYARFGRWLMPQRSTVEIDTRSASVPETSF
- a CDS encoding efflux RND transporter periplasmic adaptor subunit, translated to MSVHRRPLIVSSWVLASLLAIGAPQRAIAHAGHGNEFQSAPAASSSAIAVDETTAERLGIQIESVTRRPMPVGLQATGQVETLPNETVNVTNPVQGSVVRLLVQPGDTVVAGQGLLVMSSPELAELRVNSLEKRAEAEADVRQAEAEMRLAENNLDRQRQVATAELREAQSALRTAQDRYERDRELLDSGAIARRQYLESESAYTQAQAALTKASSRLEVLEAETQVQRARSDMQVARDRRVLSDAAYQLRLEQLGASANADGTLTLTAPISGTVADQAVSLGSSVEDAGTVLLTLVNGSAVSVTANVYEQDLAQLSVGQAVRVRPASGSSQVLNGRIDLIGAVVADTRTVPVRVALSDDAGLLKPGQFVTLEILTDPTPRAVIALPRAAIVDANGQPTVYVQNGQSFEPVSVTLGRESGEQVEITEGLFEGDRVVTQGAPLLYAQSLRGGTALEEAHDHPPETPAPRWIARSQPFGLGAIALGGLALAFWVGRRSAIQRAIAVQHALDAAEPRPQDLSSRIP